The following are from one region of the Anaeropeptidivorans aminofermentans genome:
- a CDS encoding response regulator transcription factor — protein sequence MYKILIIEDDRVIAEEISKGLMKWGYHTEKITDFSDIINQFIDFSPHLVLMDISLPFYNGYHWCQEIRKISKAPVLFLSSSCENINIIMAINMGGDDFISKPFDMDMLAAKVQALLRRSYTFQMNEVIQEHNGAILNISDGTLIYNGEKIELTRNEFRMLQLFFSNKGKILSREALMKHLWESDCFIDDNTLTVNIARLRKKLEEAGLPHFISTKKGIGYILEDNNGA from the coding sequence ATGTATAAAATATTAATTATAGAAGATGACAGGGTTATTGCGGAAGAAATATCCAAGGGGCTTATGAAATGGGGCTATCATACTGAAAAGATTACCGACTTTTCTGATATTATCAACCAATTTATTGATTTTTCTCCCCATTTAGTCTTAATGGATATTTCCCTCCCCTTTTATAACGGATACCATTGGTGCCAGGAAATACGGAAGATTTCAAAGGCACCTGTTCTCTTTCTTTCCTCTTCCTGTGAAAATATCAATATTATTATGGCTATCAATATGGGGGGAGACGACTTTATTTCAAAGCCCTTTGATATGGACATGCTTGCGGCTAAGGTCCAGGCTCTTTTAAGGCGTTCTTATACCTTTCAGATGAATGAGGTCATTCAAGAGCATAACGGGGCAATCCTTAACATCTCAGACGGGACATTAATATATAACGGTGAAAAAATAGAATTAACCCGAAATGAATTCCGTATGCTGCAGCTTTTTTTCAGCAATAAGGGGAAAATACTTTCAAGGGAAGCTCTTATGAAGCATCTTTGGGAAAGCGACTGTTTTATTGATGATAACACTTTAACCGTAAACATCGCACGCCTTCGGAAAAAACTTGAAGAAGCAGGGCTTCCTCATTTTATATCTACTAAAAAGGGTATCGGCTATATTTTGGAGGATAACAATGGAGCATAA
- a CDS encoding sensor histidine kinase — protein MEHKISRKKIILSWLKFRFRLLISIMGLSLLFIVLSMLYHINISPSLYGAFLSLFITFLWCILDFYKFIRKIRQVEEARLNFKIALSPLPEADHLIEELYENFIEDLYEDRLEIISETEKEKSNREDYYTLWVHQIKTPIAALGLLLRSDHVEENTFFMEQELFKIEQYAEMVLQYIRLESLSFDLILKEYAIYEIIKQSVKKYAYSFIGKKLSLNLEEFKLKAVTDEKWLSFILEQLLSNCIKYTAEGEIKIALAPDNSRTLIISDTGIGIKPEDLSRIFDRGFTGYNGRMDKTSTGIGLYLCKKVAYKLSIELSVSSKVNEGTTYRIYFPPYPGTLQK, from the coding sequence ATGGAGCATAAAATAAGCCGCAAAAAAATTATTCTAAGCTGGCTCAAATTCCGTTTCAGGCTTTTAATTTCAATCATGGGACTGAGCCTTTTATTTATTGTTCTTTCGATGCTTTACCATATAAATATATCGCCTTCTTTATACGGGGCTTTTCTTAGTCTTTTTATTACCTTTCTATGGTGTATTCTGGATTTTTATAAGTTTATCCGTAAAATAAGGCAAGTTGAAGAAGCCCGTCTTAATTTTAAAATCGCCCTTTCTCCCCTTCCTGAAGCGGATCATTTAATTGAGGAACTTTATGAAAATTTTATAGAGGATCTATACGAAGACAGGCTGGAGATAATTTCTGAAACTGAAAAAGAAAAAAGCAATCGGGAAGATTATTACACCCTTTGGGTCCATCAGATAAAAACCCCCATTGCCGCCTTAGGTCTTCTTTTACGCTCGGATCATGTTGAGGAAAACACCTTTTTTATGGAACAGGAGCTTTTTAAAATAGAGCAGTATGCTGAAATGGTTCTCCAATATATTCGGCTGGAAAGCCTCTCCTTTGATTTGATTTTAAAGGAATATGCCATATATGAAATCATAAAACAGTCTGTAAAAAAATACGCTTACTCTTTTATAGGAAAGAAGCTTTCCCTTAATCTTGAAGAATTTAAGCTTAAAGCAGTTACCGATGAAAAATGGCTTAGCTTTATTCTGGAGCAGCTTCTGTCAAACTGTATAAAATATACGGCTGAAGGGGAAATAAAAATAGCCTTGGCTCCCGATAACAGCCGCACCTTGATTATTTCCGATACAGGCATAGGCATAAAGCCGGAGGACCTGTCAAGGATATTTGACCGGGGGTTTACAGGATATAACGGGCGGATGGATAAAACCTCTACGGGAATCGGCCTTTATCTTTGCAAAAAGGTAGCTTATAAGCTTTCCATAGAGCTTTCCGTAAGCTCTAAAGTAAATGAAGGAACAACTTACCGTATTTATTTTCCTCCTTATCCCGGAACCTTACAAAAATGA
- a CDS encoding ABC transporter ATP-binding protein produces MSLLEVKNLNKIYTARFGGNCVQALDNVNFSVENGEYVAIMGESGSGKTTLLNLLASLDKPSGGEIYLDGKAFSKIKQNTLCAFRRDNLGFVFQDFNLLDSFSLQDNIVLPLVLQNTDHEEMFVRLNELASKLEIKALLQKYPYEVSGGQKQRAAAARALITRPKLILADEPTGALDSKSASQLLSLFSDINKQGQTILMVTHSVPAASHAKRVLFIKDGCLFNQIYRGERSNEEMFRLISDTLSILQSGGGNNG; encoded by the coding sequence TTGTCATTATTGGAAGTGAAAAATTTAAATAAAATATATACTGCAAGATTCGGCGGCAATTGTGTTCAGGCATTGGATAATGTAAATTTTTCCGTAGAAAACGGAGAATACGTAGCCATCATGGGAGAATCCGGCTCGGGAAAGACCACCCTTTTAAACCTGCTGGCTTCTTTGGATAAGCCTAGCGGTGGAGAGATTTACCTTGACGGGAAGGCTTTTTCTAAAATAAAGCAAAATACCCTCTGCGCTTTCAGAAGGGATAATCTTGGATTTGTTTTTCAGGATTTTAACCTTTTAGACAGCTTCTCTTTACAGGATAATATTGTTTTACCCTTAGTGCTTCAAAATACAGACCATGAAGAAATGTTTGTAAGGCTAAATGAATTGGCGTCAAAGCTTGAAATTAAAGCGCTTTTGCAAAAATACCCCTATGAGGTATCAGGCGGGCAGAAGCAAAGAGCTGCCGCTGCCCGGGCCCTTATTACAAGGCCTAAGCTTATTTTGGCAGATGAGCCTACAGGGGCTTTGGATTCAAAATCCGCTTCCCAGCTTTTAAGCTTATTTTCAGACATCAATAAACAGGGCCAGACCATACTTATGGTTACTCACAGCGTGCCTGCTGCAAGCCATGCAAAAAGAGTGCTTTTCATTAAGGACGGGTGCCTGTTTAATCAAATATACAGAGGGGAAAGGTCCAACGAAGAAATGTTTCGCCTTATTTCGGATACGCTTTCCATCTTACAGTCGGGAGGCGGAAATAATGGATAA
- a CDS encoding FtsX-like permease family protein, with protein MDKIRFLPRLAINSIKKSAPAYLPYILATSFAVFVFFIFGAISSNPIMKTFPHAGYLLLLMEVGKVLLGIILVPFLFYTNSFLMKRRKKELGLYSILGLEKRHIGFIISAETFMVCIISLILGIVFALVFSRLIFVMLLNITGLPVEIAFTANLGSYISTLKFFGSIFFLNLIINIFQVSKTKPSDLFQSARQGEKQPKHLWPSTVLGISSLGFGYYLAINFELDSNFIFVFFGAILLVIIGTYCLFTSGIITLLRFLKKNKNYYYKKGNFVTISGMLYRMRKNAASLSNICIFSTMVIVTLVCTVSLFKGLDHIASYKYPYDVDIRFLKNEFNLKNELMEKIASHAENTNTTVEDFIEFEYFGIALEKDGSSFKWPDNPEKYPKTYSFRILSLDEYNAIEGTEETLSNEEALFFSTGKNQGFKEVQIGNTNYKIKKELESLKFESKEPLNLNEIYYLIVSDKDEQKGLYDKMNVPEDKYIYTVRFNIAGEKENKEKFISNMSLWVEDAPGYYIFDNRISGEKDDTAILGGLLFLGIFFGIIFLVCMVMIMYYKQLSEGYEDKNNYDVMQQVGMSESEVKHTISRQIITVFFLPLIMAFLHTSMALRPVEVMLRTLNLYSHKLIVLSTVGVSIAFAIVYVVSYYLTAKAYYKIVRR; from the coding sequence ATGGATAAAATCCGTTTTCTGCCAAGGCTTGCTATAAACAGCATTAAAAAAAGCGCCCCTGCTTATTTGCCCTATATTCTGGCAACGTCCTTTGCAGTATTTGTGTTTTTTATATTCGGCGCAATATCTTCAAACCCTATAATGAAAACTTTTCCCCACGCAGGCTATCTTCTATTACTTATGGAAGTAGGAAAGGTTCTTCTGGGGATTATTCTTGTTCCCTTTCTTTTTTACACCAATAGCTTCTTAATGAAACGGCGTAAAAAGGAGCTTGGCCTTTACAGTATTTTAGGCCTTGAAAAAAGGCATATAGGATTCATCATATCCGCTGAAACCTTTATGGTTTGCATAATATCCCTTATTTTAGGTATTGTCTTTGCTCTTGTATTTTCAAGGCTTATATTTGTGATGCTTCTTAATATAACGGGGCTTCCTGTTGAAATAGCCTTTACAGCGAACCTTGGAAGTTATATATCTACTTTAAAGTTTTTCGGGAGCATCTTCTTTTTGAACCTTATTATAAATATATTTCAGGTTTCAAAAACAAAGCCTTCGGATTTATTTCAAAGCGCACGCCAAGGGGAAAAACAGCCTAAACACCTGTGGCCGTCTACTGTTTTAGGCATTTCCTCTTTAGGCTTTGGCTATTACCTTGCAATCAATTTCGAGCTTGACAGCAATTTTATATTTGTATTTTTCGGAGCAATTCTCCTTGTCATCATTGGAACTTACTGCCTTTTTACATCAGGGATTATTACATTGCTCCGTTTTCTCAAAAAGAATAAAAATTATTACTATAAAAAAGGAAATTTCGTAACAATTTCCGGGATGCTCTACCGTATGAGAAAAAATGCCGCAAGCCTTTCAAATATCTGTATCTTCAGCACCATGGTCATTGTGACTTTAGTGTGTACGGTTTCTCTTTTTAAAGGCCTTGACCATATTGCTTCTTATAAATATCCCTATGATGTGGATATAAGGTTTTTAAAAAATGAGTTTAATCTTAAAAATGAGCTTATGGAAAAAATCGCATCCCATGCTGAAAATACAAATACAACTGTAGAAGATTTCATTGAATTTGAGTATTTCGGCATAGCTCTTGAAAAAGACGGTTCTTCTTTTAAATGGCCTGACAACCCTGAAAAATACCCCAAAACCTACTCTTTCCGTATCCTCAGCTTAGATGAATATAATGCTATCGAAGGGACAGAGGAAACACTGTCAAATGAGGAGGCCTTGTTTTTCAGCACCGGAAAAAATCAAGGATTTAAAGAAGTTCAAATAGGAAATACGAATTATAAAATAAAAAAAGAACTTGAATCTCTTAAATTTGAGTCTAAAGAACCTTTGAATTTGAACGAAATCTATTATTTAATCGTATCGGATAAAGATGAGCAAAAAGGTCTTTACGATAAAATGAATGTTCCCGAAGATAAATATATATATACTGTACGCTTTAATATTGCCGGAGAAAAAGAAAATAAAGAAAAATTTATTTCAAATATGTCCCTATGGGTTGAAGATGCCCCCGGGTATTATATATTCGATAACCGTATCAGCGGCGAAAAAGATGATACTGCCATATTGGGCGGCCTTCTGTTTTTAGGGATTTTCTTCGGGATAATCTTTCTCGTCTGTATGGTCATGATAATGTATTACAAGCAATTGTCCGAAGGATATGAGGATAAAAATAATTACGACGTTATGCAGCAGGTGGGGATGAGTGAAAGCGAAGTAAAGCATACCATAAGCCGGCAGATTATAACCGTATTTTTTCTCCCCCTTATTATGGCATTTCTCCACACTTCTATGGCCTTAAGGCCTGTTGAGGTAATGCTAAGAACATTAAATCTCTATAGTCATAAATTAATTGTTTTAAGTACCGTAGGCGTATCTATAGCTTTTGCCATAGTTTATGTTGTAAGCTATTATCTTACGGCAAAGGCATATTATAAAATAGTGCGCAGATAA
- a CDS encoding CocE/NonD family hydrolase: protein MKENYLMNKAFNIYISGVYDGQVLFSEKELELCNVDRKTQVQLKRKPFTKDKKASLIDYHHIYKDIEIYTGCKWEEDVIVLSNGSQYHKYSTIEKEIDGKNKTAQIWAQRKSHGVTDIITVDNEIIAFYNPGRVHSEIAVIPGYESLTPLAKYDDPLLSKAEYGVNHLGNIMVPTKDGTNLATEVFLPEGLKAGEKVPAIVVRTCYGKARDINRCWHWVARGYAYVVQDVRGRSDSDGILEPFQNEREDASDLFDWIAAQDWSNGSIGMWGASYLGYTTTSAATSGNPHLKTAISEVNVGSPFYDTARRGGTICSWPLLCWTLGQSVSNRIDHRVFSGESINIKEAITYRPIKDIPQKIIGKASGPWDLWAKHYHYDDFWRHSDNTVHSKNIKIPMLILSGWYDGDALGVQETWKFLTENDTPGRRIVLGPWPHGLNAFRDCRDLEFGDNAVDYDFDTRIIRWFDHYLKGIENGENKKPRAIYYVVGENKWRESADWTPEESKFINLYLTSKGQANSMFGNGRIVFEPEENEAFDEYTYDPEQPIGNDGHVEPYICNEIQLRNDCLVYDTPALENNVAMAGNVYAEFYASSSAKDTDFIVRLSDVDEKGIARKISDNVIRAEFRKGWEKPELLTPGAIEKYEMEMYFNGYVFKKGHKIRVDITSSNYYEFFPNTNTGIDPYEDPKPIVAQNRIYHGKAYPSHVKLPVLYGIGK, encoded by the coding sequence ATGAAGGAAAATTATTTGATGAACAAAGCCTTTAATATTTACATATCAGGGGTTTACGACGGTCAGGTGCTTTTTAGCGAAAAGGAGCTTGAGCTTTGCAATGTAGACAGAAAAACTCAGGTTCAGCTTAAAAGAAAGCCATTTACAAAAGATAAGAAGGCGAGCCTTATAGACTATCATCATATTTATAAAGACATAGAAATCTATACCGGCTGCAAATGGGAAGAAGACGTTATAGTGCTTTCAAACGGCAGTCAATATCATAAATACAGTACCATAGAAAAAGAAATTGACGGAAAAAATAAAACGGCCCAAATCTGGGCTCAGCGAAAATCCCACGGGGTTACGGATATTATAACCGTTGACAATGAAATCATCGCTTTTTATAACCCGGGAAGGGTTCATTCAGAAATTGCCGTTATTCCGGGATATGAAAGCCTTACCCCCCTTGCGAAATACGACGACCCCCTTTTATCAAAGGCGGAATACGGCGTAAACCATTTGGGCAATATTATGGTTCCCACAAAGGACGGTACCAATCTTGCAACGGAGGTTTTTCTTCCGGAAGGCCTTAAGGCAGGCGAAAAGGTTCCGGCTATTGTGGTAAGAACATGCTACGGCAAGGCGAGAGACATTAACCGCTGCTGGCATTGGGTGGCCAGAGGATACGCCTATGTCGTTCAGGACGTAAGGGGCCGTTCCGATTCCGACGGCATCTTGGAGCCCTTCCAAAATGAAAGGGAAGACGCAAGCGACCTATTTGACTGGATAGCCGCTCAGGATTGGAGTAACGGCAGTATCGGCATGTGGGGAGCAAGCTATTTAGGCTATACCACCACATCGGCTGCCACTTCAGGAAATCCTCATTTAAAAACCGCCATAAGCGAAGTAAACGTAGGCTCTCCTTTTTACGACACCGCAAGAAGGGGCGGAACCATATGCTCCTGGCCTCTTTTATGCTGGACTTTGGGTCAATCTGTAAGCAACAGAATAGACCATAGGGTTTTCTCAGGGGAATCTATCAATATTAAAGAAGCCATTACCTACAGGCCTATTAAGGATATTCCCCAAAAAATCATCGGAAAGGCTTCCGGCCCGTGGGATTTATGGGCAAAGCATTACCATTACGACGATTTCTGGCGGCACAGCGATAACACTGTTCACAGTAAAAACATAAAAATCCCCATGCTTATCCTATCCGGCTGGTACGACGGAGACGCTTTAGGAGTTCAGGAGACCTGGAAATTCTTAACTGAAAACGATACTCCCGGCAGGCGGATTGTCCTTGGGCCCTGGCCTCACGGTTTAAACGCCTTTCGAGATTGCAGGGACCTTGAATTCGGTGACAATGCCGTTGATTACGACTTTGACACAAGAATCATCAGATGGTTCGACCATTACCTGAAAGGCATAGAAAACGGAGAGAATAAAAAACCAAGGGCAATTTATTATGTAGTAGGGGAAAACAAGTGGCGGGAATCTGCCGACTGGACCCCGGAAGAAAGCAAATTTATAAATCTTTATCTTACGAGCAAAGGGCAGGCGAATTCCATGTTCGGAAACGGCCGTATTGTTTTCGAACCGGAGGAAAACGAAGCCTTTGACGAATATACCTATGACCCGGAACAGCCTATCGGTAACGACGGCCATGTAGAGCCTTATATCTGCAATGAGATACAGCTTCGAAACGACTGCCTTGTGTACGATACCCCTGCTTTAGAAAATAACGTAGCCATGGCCGGAAATGTATATGCCGAATTTTACGCTTCTTCAAGCGCCAAAGATACGGATTTTATCGTGAGGCTTTCAGACGTGGACGAAAAGGGCATTGCGAGAAAAATATCTGATAATGTCATCAGAGCAGAATTTAGAAAGGGCTGGGAGAAGCCCGAGCTTCTTACGCCGGGCGCCATTGAAAAATATGAGATGGAAATGTATTTTAACGGCTATGTATTTAAAAAGGGCCATAAAATACGTGTTGATATTACCTCCAGCAATTATTATGAATTTTTCCCCAACACAAATACGGGTATAGACCCCTATGAGGACCCGAAGCCGATTGTAGCCCAAAACAGAATTTATCACGGAAAGGCATATCCTTCTCATGTGAAGCTTCCCGTTCTTTACGGAATAGGCAAGTAA
- a CDS encoding ABC transporter ATP-binding protein: MSNPYIEVKGLKKYFPTPGGNLHAVDGLDFSVEKGKTIGVVGESGCGKSTTGRLLSMLLEPTGGEILFEGQDLTKINRSKTKEYRKKIQMIFQDPFSSLNPRKTVYGAIAEAFDIHRMYPSRKEREKRVFELMELVGLSERFINAYPHEMDGGRRQRIGIARALALNPEFIVCDEPVSALDVSIQAQILNLLKRLQMQFGYTYMFITHDLSVVKHVSNNIIVMYLGQMVEMAPTKELFKNPKHPYTKALLSAIPVPNLKEKKDRIILKGEITSPINPKNECRFAPRCEYAAEACRKAVPPVTDLGEDHFIRCIRCNEI, encoded by the coding sequence ATGAGTAATCCTTATATTGAAGTAAAGGGCCTTAAAAAATATTTTCCTACCCCCGGAGGAAATCTCCATGCTGTGGACGGCCTTGACTTTTCTGTGGAAAAAGGAAAGACCATCGGCGTGGTAGGAGAGTCGGGCTGTGGAAAATCCACCACAGGCAGGCTTCTTTCCATGCTTTTAGAGCCTACAGGAGGAGAAATCTTATTTGAAGGGCAGGATTTGACCAAGATTAATCGCAGTAAGACAAAAGAATACAGAAAAAAGATACAGATGATATTTCAGGACCCCTTTTCTTCCTTAAACCCCAGAAAAACAGTGTATGGTGCCATTGCGGAAGCCTTTGATATCCATAGAATGTACCCTTCCAGAAAAGAAAGAGAAAAAAGAGTTTTTGAGCTTATGGAGCTTGTGGGCCTTTCCGAAAGATTTATAAATGCCTATCCCCATGAAATGGACGGGGGCAGACGCCAGAGAATCGGCATTGCAAGAGCCCTGGCCCTGAATCCTGAATTCATTGTATGCGATGAGCCGGTATCCGCCCTTGACGTAAGCATACAGGCCCAGATACTCAATCTTTTAAAAAGGCTCCAAATGCAGTTCGGCTATACCTATATGTTCATAACCCATGATTTAAGTGTCGTAAAGCATGTTTCCAATAATATTATTGTCATGTATCTGGGGCAAATGGTTGAAATGGCCCCGACGAAAGAGCTTTTTAAAAATCCAAAGCACCCTTATACAAAAGCCTTGCTTTCAGCGATTCCTGTTCCGAACCTGAAAGAAAAGAAGGATAGAATCATTCTGAAAGGGGAGATTACCTCTCCTATTAACCCTAAAAATGAATGCCGTTTTGCCCCGAGGTGCGAATATGCAGCAGAGGCCTGCAGAAAGGCAGTACCGCCTGTAACGGATTTAGGGGAGGACCATTTTATCCGCTGTATCAGATGCAATGAAATTTAA
- a CDS encoding ABC transporter ATP-binding protein: MDKKILDIENLFIKFHTDDGTVDAVNGVNLSINEGETLGLVGETGAGKTTTALGIMGLIDCPPGKIEKGKILFNEKNLLSLKEEAYRKIRGKEISMIFQDPMTALNPVFPVVSQIAEVIENHQNLSKSESEKKAIEMLELVRIPAERAYEYPHQFSGGMKQRVVIAMALACNPKLLIADEPTTALDVTIQAQVLELMKGLKEKLRTSMILITHDLGVVSEICDRVAIMYAGEIVESGSIKDIFENPLHPYTNGLFGSIPDIYKETEFLSPIEGLMPDPHDLPSGCKFHPRCKYASGLCARESPDDTEWEPGHKTRCFIYENKLPVKEVIKYE, from the coding sequence ATGGATAAAAAAATACTGGATATAGAAAATCTCTTCATTAAATTTCATACTGACGACGGAACGGTTGATGCCGTGAACGGCGTTAACCTTAGTATAAACGAAGGAGAGACCTTAGGCCTTGTAGGAGAGACAGGCGCAGGAAAAACCACTACCGCCCTTGGCATCATGGGCCTTATTGACTGCCCGCCGGGGAAAATAGAAAAGGGAAAAATTTTATTTAACGAAAAGAACCTCCTCAGCCTTAAAGAAGAGGCTTACAGAAAAATCAGGGGAAAGGAAATCTCCATGATATTTCAAGACCCTATGACCGCCTTAAATCCTGTTTTTCCTGTGGTAAGCCAAATAGCGGAAGTTATAGAAAATCATCAAAATTTAAGTAAATCAGAGTCTGAAAAAAAGGCCATAGAAATGCTTGAACTGGTAAGAATCCCTGCCGAAAGGGCTTATGAATACCCTCATCAGTTTTCGGGGGGAATGAAGCAAAGAGTTGTTATCGCCATGGCCCTTGCCTGTAACCCCAAGCTTCTCATAGCGGACGAGCCTACAACGGCTCTTGACGTGACCATTCAGGCCCAGGTCCTTGAGCTTATGAAGGGGCTTAAGGAGAAGCTTAGAACTTCAATGATTTTGATTACCCATGATTTAGGGGTAGTGTCTGAAATCTGCGACAGGGTTGCCATTATGTATGCAGGAGAGATTGTGGAATCCGGCTCCATCAAAGATATTTTTGAAAATCCGCTCCACCCCTATACTAACGGGCTTTTCGGAAGCATCCCGGATATTTATAAAGAGACGGAATTTCTTTCCCCCATTGAGGGCCTTATGCCTGACCCTCATGACCTTCCTTCCGGCTGTAAATTCCACCCAAGATGCAAATACGCTTCTGGGCTTTGCGCTAGGGAATCCCCAGACGATACAGAGTGGGAACCGGGGCATAAAACCAGATGCTTTATATATGAAAATAAGCTTCCTGTAAAGGAGGTCATAAAATATGAGTAA
- a CDS encoding ABC transporter permease codes for MHNNIKVRRPGERRSLWVDVWLRLKRNKSAVVGMIMLAVILLGVYLSPLYINYEEQVIKPDLTQALQFPAEGKLLGTDEIGRDIFARIIWGGRISIGIGFASMMISFIIGAVLGSLAGYYGGYSDSLIMRFLDVFMAIPTTLLMITLVSIMKPTLFNLIMAMAISSVPSSARLIRAQVLQIAGQEFIEAIKGQGASDFRIIAGHILPNAISPLISQFVMNVAGGIMQISGLSFIGLGVQAPNPEWGAMLASGRNVIRDSWHVTAFPGIAIVITIIALTLMGDGLRDALDPRMKR; via the coding sequence ATGCATAACAATATAAAAGTACGCCGGCCCGGGGAAAGAAGAAGCCTTTGGGTAGATGTTTGGCTGAGGCTTAAAAGAAATAAATCCGCCGTTGTGGGCATGATAATGCTTGCTGTTATTTTACTTGGGGTTTATCTCTCTCCTTTATACATAAATTATGAAGAGCAGGTGATAAAGCCGGACCTTACCCAGGCCCTTCAGTTTCCGGCAGAAGGAAAGCTTCTGGGAACCGACGAAATCGGCCGTGATATTTTCGCAAGAATCATCTGGGGCGGCCGTATTTCCATAGGGATTGGTTTTGCGTCGATGATGATAAGCTTTATTATAGGGGCTGTTTTAGGCTCTCTTGCAGGCTATTACGGAGGGTATTCCGACAGTTTAATCATGCGTTTTCTTGATGTATTTATGGCCATACCCACCACCCTTTTAATGATAACTTTAGTAAGCATTATGAAGCCCACCCTTTTTAACCTTATTATGGCTATGGCTATCAGCAGTGTGCCTTCATCGGCAAGGTTAATCAGGGCCCAAGTTCTTCAAATTGCAGGCCAGGAGTTTATTGAGGCCATAAAAGGGCAGGGGGCAAGTGATTTTAGAATTATTGCAGGCCACATTTTGCCAAACGCCATAAGCCCCTTAATCTCCCAGTTTGTGATGAATGTTGCAGGGGGCATTATGCAGATAAGCGGATTAAGCTTTATCGGCCTTGGGGTTCAGGCGCCAAATCCCGAATGGGGTGCAATGCTTGCCAGCGGGCGAAACGTCATAAGGGATTCATGGCATGTTACGGCATTCCCAGGCATTGCAATCGTTATTACGATTATTGCCTTGACCCTTATGGGGGACGGCCTCAGGGACGCTCTTGACCCCAGAATGAAGCGATAG
- a CDS encoding ABC transporter permease — protein MIRYVIKRLIQMIPVVLGVSIIVFLMLSLSPGDPAKMILGINAKEAEVHQMREELGLNDPLPTQYFNYAKKAVTGDLGTSYTTKQKVSDMIKTRLPATLVLSFGSLIAIFAISIPLGIALAVKQNSLFDNIMRIASLIMAAMPGFWLGLLLIILFSVKLRILPSSGFDSPAAIVMPVLCLSVSGWAVNSRLTRASMLDVIRQDYIRTARAKGLKPSIVIRRHALKNALLPTITAIGMSIGNCMGGSVIIETLFGINGMGKMMVDALRQKDIPTVLSGVIITAIVIALANLLTDLAYAFVDPRIKSRYIKRRQRPQEEAVANA, from the coding sequence ATGATAAGATACGTAATCAAAAGGCTTATACAGATGATACCGGTTGTTTTGGGGGTCTCAATCATTGTATTTCTTATGCTTTCATTAAGCCCCGGAGATCCGGCAAAAATGATTTTAGGCATAAACGCCAAAGAAGCAGAGGTTCATCAAATGCGGGAGGAGCTGGGGCTTAATGATCCCCTTCCTACCCAGTATTTTAATTACGCAAAGAAAGCGGTAACAGGAGATTTGGGCACATCTTATACGACGAAGCAGAAGGTATCGGATATGATAAAAACAAGGCTTCCGGCAACTCTTGTTTTATCCTTTGGTTCTCTTATTGCTATTTTTGCCATATCCATACCTTTGGGTATTGCCCTTGCCGTAAAGCAGAACTCTCTTTTTGACAATATTATGCGAATAGCGAGCCTTATCATGGCGGCAATGCCTGGCTTTTGGCTGGGTCTTTTGCTGATAATACTTTTTTCTGTAAAGCTCAGAATACTGCCTTCAAGCGGATTTGATTCGCCGGCGGCTATTGTGATGCCGGTACTTTGCCTTTCCGTTTCCGGCTGGGCGGTAAATTCAAGGCTTACAAGAGCTTCTATGCTTGATGTCATAAGACAGGATTATATCAGAACCGCAAGGGCGAAGGGCCTTAAGCCAAGCATCGTCATCAGGCGGCATGCCCTTAAAAACGCTCTTCTGCCCACCATAACCGCCATCGGAATGTCCATCGGAAACTGTATGGGCGGCTCCGTTATTATTGAAACATTATTCGGCATCAATGGTATGGGAAAAATGATGGTTGACGCCTTAAGGCAAAAGGATATACCAACAGTCCTCTCGGGGGTCATCATAACGGCAATCGTAATAGCTCTTGCAAACCTTCTTACGGACCTTGCCTATGCTTTCGTTGACCCGAGAATCAAATCGCGTTATATAAAGAGACGCCAAAGACCACAGGAGGAGGCGGTTGCAAATGCATAA